In one Longimicrobium sp. genomic region, the following are encoded:
- a CDS encoding tyrosine-type recombinase/integrase produces the protein MTMAHKAKPETWSYAAGKKGRNRVRAYEEVKDGPLYLEWFEAVFDNRGPVIDPKTGRQRKRRTRLCLSAEGITTRSEAMKKAEQVAERWGEMGPGEATPKINGPLTLGKLLKLYLREVVPTKKPGTQRSNRIDARMFLAFFGAEAVVERIGANGRPQTGIGRVRYNAFLKARAEGTIPGFPYKAGKQTICNDVRFLRAVFRWAKLERDDGTVLLLRNPWEGFPTPVEDKPLRQEMTQELHDRLVAGAPNWRMAVVMELCRQTRRRMNSVRQLPLEDINLTAGTVRWNGEFDKVGKTRVTPLTGRAIETIRLALVKRREEGLGESPWLLPAPSDPAQPVSRQRLHNWMKAARNKLGINLPRLGYHGEKRAGIRDPRFRNLAPAIQEELAGTTWGTMRRIYDYVDLPTLQEAVALLEAEPAPQPGPREPETGLPKAA, from the coding sequence ATGACGATGGCGCATAAGGCTAAGCCGGAGACGTGGAGTTACGCGGCGGGAAAGAAGGGCAGAAACCGCGTCCGCGCCTACGAAGAAGTCAAAGACGGGCCGCTCTACCTTGAATGGTTTGAGGCGGTGTTTGACAACCGGGGTCCGGTCATTGATCCGAAGACGGGTCGGCAGCGGAAGCGCCGCACCCGGCTCTGCCTCAGCGCCGAAGGAATCACCACTCGCTCCGAGGCCATGAAGAAGGCCGAGCAGGTAGCGGAAAGGTGGGGGGAGATGGGTCCGGGCGAGGCGACGCCGAAGATTAACGGCCCGCTAACGCTCGGGAAGCTGTTGAAGCTGTATCTTCGTGAAGTCGTTCCCACGAAGAAGCCGGGCACACAGCGGTCCAACCGCATCGACGCGCGCATGTTCCTGGCGTTCTTCGGTGCGGAGGCGGTCGTGGAGCGGATCGGCGCGAACGGTCGGCCGCAGACCGGGATCGGTCGGGTCCGCTACAACGCCTTCTTGAAGGCGCGGGCAGAGGGGACGATTCCGGGGTTTCCGTACAAGGCGGGGAAACAGACCATCTGCAACGACGTGCGGTTCCTGCGCGCGGTGTTCCGGTGGGCGAAGTTGGAGCGGGACGACGGTACGGTGCTCCTGCTGCGCAACCCGTGGGAAGGGTTCCCGACCCCGGTGGAGGATAAGCCCCTGCGCCAGGAGATGACGCAGGAGCTGCACGACCGCCTCGTGGCGGGTGCCCCGAACTGGCGCATGGCGGTGGTGATGGAACTGTGCCGCCAGACCCGGCGTAGGATGAACAGCGTCCGCCAGCTCCCGCTGGAGGACATCAACCTGACCGCCGGCACCGTCCGGTGGAACGGTGAGTTTGACAAGGTCGGCAAGACGCGCGTGACTCCCCTCACGGGGCGCGCCATCGAGACCATCCGGCTCGCGCTGGTGAAGCGGCGCGAGGAAGGGTTGGGGGAGTCACCGTGGCTCCTCCCGGCGCCCAGCGACCCGGCGCAGCCGGTGTCGCGCCAGCGGCTCCACAACTGGATGAAGGCGGCGCGGAACAAGCTCGGGATCAACCTCCCCCGGCTTGGGTATCACGGCGAGAAGCGGGCTGGCATCCGCGACCCGCGCTTCCGGAACCTCGCCCCTGCGATTCAGGAAGAGCTTGCGGGCACCACGTGGGGAACGATGCGACGCATCTACGACTACGTGGACCTGCCGACCTTGCAGGAAGCGGTTGCACTGCTGGAAGCGGAACCGGCCCCCCAGCCGGGTCCGCGCGAGCCGGAAACAGGCCTGCCGAAGGCGGCCTGA
- the ligA gene encoding NAD-dependent DNA ligase LigA, with the protein MTDPAPPSVAARAAELRESIERANHEYYVLDAPTLSDLEYDRLFRELRKIEEEHPILRTPDSPTQRVGAEPASKLEKTEHLAPMLSLDNAFGPEELLAWETRNARIADEVRTSGYVVEPKIDGLAIALTYQDGVFVKGATRGNGTIGEDVTRNLRTIRQIPLRLRTGDGAPEPPPLFEVRGEVYMSLPGFERMNQARAAEGLATFANPRNAAAGALRQLDPSITAQRPLRFFAYAVETGRGEPPFASQWDLLQALKAWGFPVNALAQVCAGMDEVLAFVGDFEKTRGTLDYEVDGVVVKVNPLPLHVELGVVGGREPRWATAYKYAPDLVVTTLRSIEINVGRTGALNPYAVLEPVEVGGVIVKLATLHNEDDIRRKDIRPGEKVLVKRAGEVIPQVVGPILEEGQERAPEWRLPDRCPACGTPAERPEGEAMTYCPNSACPARIYWGIVHFASRGAMDVRGLGERTILQLLRRRPVDESGKIIPDVEPEDLRGAPFEIEGIGEAEIEREAPVVDGRPTRQLVRDVGDLYTLTLDDLLTLPGFKQKSAQNLLDGLETSKQQGLARALFGLGIRHVGEIAAQTLARHFGSIDRLMEASVEEIEAVHTIGHVMAEALHAWFAEPRNREVVEKLRAAGVKLTEERHEPAEGRFSGLTFVITGTHPTMTRPQMEEFIASRGGRITGSVTKKTDYLVVGEDAGSKLAKARELGVKELNEAQLLELAESTGGADAAAESPSTEPAPAQLGLL; encoded by the coding sequence GTGACCGACCCCGCCCCGCCCTCCGTCGCCGCTCGCGCCGCCGAGCTGCGCGAGTCCATCGAGCGCGCCAACCACGAATACTACGTCCTCGACGCGCCGACGCTGTCGGACCTCGAGTACGACCGCCTCTTCCGCGAGCTCAGGAAGATCGAGGAGGAGCACCCCATCCTGCGCACGCCGGACTCTCCGACGCAGCGGGTGGGCGCCGAGCCCGCGTCGAAGCTGGAGAAGACGGAGCACCTGGCGCCCATGCTCTCCCTCGACAACGCCTTCGGCCCGGAAGAGCTGCTGGCGTGGGAGACGAGGAACGCCCGCATCGCCGACGAGGTGCGCACCTCGGGCTACGTGGTCGAGCCGAAGATCGACGGGCTGGCCATCGCCCTCACCTACCAGGACGGCGTCTTCGTCAAGGGCGCCACGCGGGGGAACGGCACGATCGGCGAGGACGTCACCCGCAACCTCCGCACGATCAGGCAGATCCCGCTGCGCCTGCGGACGGGGGACGGCGCGCCGGAGCCGCCGCCGCTCTTCGAGGTGCGCGGCGAGGTGTACATGTCGCTCCCCGGCTTCGAGCGGATGAACCAGGCGCGCGCGGCCGAGGGGCTGGCGACCTTCGCCAATCCCCGCAACGCGGCGGCGGGGGCGCTGCGGCAGCTCGACCCGTCCATCACCGCGCAGCGGCCGCTCCGCTTCTTCGCCTACGCGGTGGAGACGGGGCGCGGCGAGCCGCCCTTCGCCTCGCAATGGGATCTCCTCCAGGCCCTGAAGGCGTGGGGATTCCCCGTCAACGCCCTGGCGCAGGTGTGCGCGGGGATGGACGAGGTGCTGGCCTTCGTCGGCGACTTCGAGAAGACGCGCGGGACGCTGGACTACGAGGTCGACGGCGTGGTGGTGAAGGTCAATCCCCTTCCCCTCCACGTCGAGCTGGGCGTGGTCGGCGGCCGGGAACCGCGCTGGGCCACGGCGTACAAGTACGCGCCGGACCTCGTCGTCACCACGCTGCGGTCGATCGAGATCAACGTGGGGCGGACGGGGGCGCTCAATCCCTACGCGGTGCTGGAGCCGGTGGAGGTCGGCGGGGTGATCGTGAAGCTGGCGACGCTCCACAACGAGGACGACATCCGCCGCAAGGACATCCGCCCCGGCGAGAAGGTGCTGGTCAAGCGCGCGGGCGAGGTCATCCCCCAGGTCGTGGGGCCGATCCTCGAGGAGGGGCAGGAGCGCGCGCCCGAGTGGCGTCTCCCGGACCGCTGTCCCGCGTGCGGGACGCCGGCGGAGCGGCCCGAGGGCGAGGCGATGACCTACTGCCCCAACTCCGCCTGCCCCGCGCGGATCTACTGGGGAATCGTGCACTTCGCGTCGCGCGGCGCGATGGACGTCCGCGGGCTGGGGGAGCGCACCATCCTCCAGCTCCTGCGCCGCCGCCCGGTGGACGAGTCGGGGAAGATCATCCCGGACGTGGAGCCGGAGGACCTCCGCGGCGCGCCGTTCGAGATCGAGGGGATCGGCGAGGCGGAGATCGAACGCGAGGCGCCCGTGGTGGACGGCCGCCCCACGCGGCAACTGGTCCGCGACGTGGGCGACCTGTATACATTAACGCTCGACGACCTGCTCACTCTCCCCGGCTTCAAGCAGAAGTCCGCGCAGAACCTGCTCGACGGGCTGGAGACGTCGAAGCAGCAGGGCTTGGCGAGGGCGCTCTTCGGGCTGGGGATCCGCCACGTGGGCGAGATCGCGGCGCAGACGCTGGCCCGCCACTTCGGCTCCATCGACCGGCTGATGGAGGCGTCGGTGGAGGAGATCGAGGCGGTGCACACCATCGGCCACGTGATGGCCGAGGCGCTGCACGCCTGGTTCGCCGAGCCGCGCAACCGTGAGGTGGTGGAGAAGCTGCGCGCCGCCGGGGTCAAGCTCACCGAGGAGCGCCACGAGCCCGCCGAGGGCCGGTTCTCCGGGCTGACCTTCGTGATCACGGGGACGCATCCGACGATGACGCGGCCGCAGATGGAGGAGTTCATCGCCAGCCGCGGCGGCCGCATCACCGGGAGCGTCACGAAGAAGACCGACTACCTCGTGGTCGGCGAGGACGCCGGCTCCAAGCTCGCGAAGGCGCGCGAGCTGGGGGTGAAGGAGCTGAACGAGGCGCAGCTGCTGGAGCTTGCCGAATCCACCGGCGGCGCGGACGCCGCCGCAGAATCCCCATCCACCGAACCCGCACCCGCCCAGCTGGGGCTCCTATGA
- a CDS encoding tetratricopeptide repeat protein — MLNEIPSVFGLELATLVRQLWLAAEVDGTDVIRPKLFAPTTAVHVGERRTEALHEAPRGARAPLRVLMRLTGRRPPTRAELAAACETLADWAQEAGHTETAIQIAEAGAAISPGPRSSFIAARTNRYADETWRSEIFYARAIRVAYRLQDWDTYVRAHLGYARLESDRGRVRAAAGHFVSAARVALDQGHAWLAAQVYHDLISHYYELGETKRAFDAAIRALTIYPRHHERYPLAVHDFAVLLLLQRRYAEAWPLLKILIRAPLRPHDEVIAWGTYARAAGSLGHHEEYAEAEARVLRLTPHYPTFAAAAYLGLSIGAHALGDDELARHYVERGITIAERRRDRQALRELREIEKEIEEGVELVPAPPLRGEPADRLAELAGLLNEHVRAWRAETWTRKENQYGLATLGPV; from the coding sequence GTGCTGAACGAAATCCCTTCGGTCTTCGGTCTGGAGCTGGCCACGCTGGTGCGGCAGCTCTGGCTCGCAGCGGAAGTCGATGGTACGGACGTAATTCGGCCAAAGCTGTTCGCCCCTACCACCGCCGTTCACGTCGGAGAGCGTCGCACTGAAGCACTCCACGAAGCTCCCCGCGGCGCCCGCGCGCCTCTCCGGGTGCTGATGCGACTGACTGGCCGCCGACCGCCGACCCGTGCCGAACTCGCCGCGGCTTGCGAGACATTGGCGGACTGGGCTCAGGAGGCGGGCCACACCGAAACCGCAATTCAGATCGCCGAAGCGGGTGCGGCGATCAGTCCCGGCCCACGCTCCTCATTCATCGCTGCGCGAACAAACCGGTATGCAGATGAGACCTGGCGTTCGGAGATCTTCTATGCACGGGCAATTCGCGTTGCCTACCGTCTCCAAGACTGGGATACGTACGTGCGTGCGCACCTGGGTTACGCCCGCCTAGAGTCTGATCGAGGACGCGTGCGTGCGGCCGCAGGGCACTTCGTATCCGCGGCCCGCGTCGCGCTCGACCAAGGTCACGCGTGGCTCGCAGCGCAAGTGTATCACGACCTCATCTCCCACTACTACGAGCTCGGGGAGACGAAACGGGCTTTCGACGCCGCGATCCGCGCGCTCACCATCTATCCACGCCATCACGAGCGCTATCCGCTCGCTGTGCACGACTTCGCTGTGCTGCTTCTCCTGCAGCGTCGGTATGCCGAGGCGTGGCCTCTATTGAAGATTCTGATAAGGGCGCCCCTACGGCCACACGACGAAGTGATCGCGTGGGGCACATATGCGCGCGCGGCAGGGAGTCTGGGGCACCATGAGGAATACGCCGAGGCGGAAGCGCGCGTGTTGAGACTCACGCCGCATTATCCGACGTTCGCGGCAGCAGCGTACCTAGGTTTGTCCATCGGCGCTCACGCGCTCGGGGACGACGAACTCGCCCGCCATTATGTCGAGCGTGGAATCACGATCGCCGAGCGACGGCGCGACCGCCAAGCCTTGCGGGAACTCCGTGAAATCGAAAAAGAGATCGAGGAAGGTGTCGAGCTGGTGCCGGCTCCCCCACTCCGAGGGGAGCCGGCGGACCGCCTGGCTGAACTCGCTGGGCTGCTCAACGAGCACGTCCGCGCTTGGCGCGCGGAGACCTGGACCCGGAAGGAGAACCAATACGGGCTTGCGACGCTAGGCCCCGTATAG
- a CDS encoding HEAT repeat domain-containing protein produces MSPIAHAVAAWLLAYAVHSTLLLGAAALLAGRVVRDPAWRETLWKAALVGAVLTVSVQMLVDFRPVVGRWSFPASRAGDAVPSSAPPSEVQRASAGPRAESPSPVAATQKVPAAPATAATPSPSAPSTNAARDATPTTAAAPRELPSRTGWGAILLMVWAAGAALLLARVVWRQASLHRLLRDRRLVDDAALLALLDELRVKAGIAAPVRLTSSERCATPMALGTGEVCVPARFVAGLATEEQRGALAHELAHLARRDPLWHLAAGLAEALFFFQPLNRLARRRLRESAEYLADDWAVRQTGSPLGLARCLVEVAAWVSAAPHPVPEGALAMAEGGPTSLARRVERLVQRADLPALPRVGTRAAAALVLLAAVAVVAPAVAPISAAAEEPRTSATIDKPQHRAPRQEPVVIRHPDPAQPLAGRWEWAAEQARRSNRRAYWVGWSITPVPLRHDGGYVEGGLNVDELDDRPLPSIVGASERDAIILLRMGPGGRLQQVSTRVGRLGMALGGIPVYWLGPARTGESLDWLMARERSESSMEVRDVLLATIALHPDPNRVVPLLLDRLQARDEELRAAAAHGLGRQARPDALRAVVAASENDPSERVRGEAVEAVGEMRLPEALPALRGILRGSRHVDVRREAAESLGEQEGDGIAAELEQVARTDPALEVRQEATEALGEQPAERALPVLERLARAHPDVDVRREAVETLGELPNLAGLRPLEEIAARAGDPEAQREAVETIAEYPPEVSRPRIRRFATSARSPEVRRQAVEELGGMKSPEALGDLEEIAIRDRDLDVQREAVESMGEQPPERAVPVLVRMAWRHPVLEVRRQAAETLGESRSEAALSALDEIVARHPDVDVQRQAVETMGEFPARMARARLERIRATHPSLDVRREAAETLSDLASQ; encoded by the coding sequence ATGAGCCCCATCGCACACGCCGTGGCCGCGTGGCTGCTGGCCTATGCCGTCCACAGCACGCTCCTGCTCGGCGCCGCCGCGCTCCTGGCCGGCCGCGTGGTGCGCGACCCCGCCTGGCGCGAGACGCTGTGGAAGGCCGCGCTGGTCGGCGCCGTCCTCACCGTCTCCGTGCAGATGCTGGTGGACTTCCGCCCCGTGGTGGGCCGCTGGTCCTTTCCCGCGAGCCGCGCGGGCGATGCGGTGCCATCCTCCGCGCCCCCGTCGGAGGTGCAGCGCGCGAGTGCAGGCCCGCGCGCCGAATCCCCCTCTCCCGTAGCGGCCACGCAGAAGGTGCCCGCCGCGCCGGCGACGGCCGCCACTCCGTCCCCCTCCGCGCCGTCGACCAATGCGGCGCGCGACGCGACGCCGACGACGGCTGCCGCGCCGCGCGAGCTGCCGTCGCGGACGGGGTGGGGCGCGATACTGCTGATGGTGTGGGCCGCGGGAGCGGCGCTGCTGCTCGCGCGGGTGGTGTGGCGGCAGGCGTCGCTCCATCGCCTGCTGCGCGACCGGCGATTGGTGGACGACGCCGCGCTCCTGGCCCTGCTCGACGAGCTGCGCGTCAAGGCCGGCATCGCCGCGCCCGTACGGTTGACCAGCAGCGAGCGCTGCGCCACGCCGATGGCGCTGGGGACCGGCGAGGTGTGCGTCCCCGCGCGCTTCGTGGCCGGGCTGGCGACCGAGGAGCAGCGCGGCGCCCTGGCGCACGAGTTGGCGCACCTGGCGCGGCGCGACCCGCTCTGGCACCTGGCCGCCGGGCTGGCCGAGGCGCTCTTCTTCTTCCAGCCGCTGAACCGCCTGGCCCGGCGCCGGCTGCGCGAGTCCGCCGAGTACCTGGCCGACGACTGGGCGGTGCGGCAGACCGGCTCGCCGCTGGGGCTGGCGCGCTGCCTGGTGGAGGTGGCCGCCTGGGTCTCGGCCGCGCCGCACCCCGTGCCCGAGGGCGCGCTGGCGATGGCCGAGGGCGGACCGACGTCGCTCGCCCGCCGCGTCGAGCGGCTGGTGCAGCGCGCCGACCTTCCCGCGCTCCCCCGCGTGGGCACACGCGCGGCGGCCGCGCTCGTCCTCCTGGCCGCCGTCGCCGTGGTGGCGCCCGCGGTGGCGCCGATCTCCGCCGCGGCGGAGGAGCCGCGGACGAGCGCCACCATCGACAAGCCCCAGCATCGCGCGCCGCGGCAGGAGCCGGTGGTCATCCGCCATCCCGATCCCGCGCAGCCGCTGGCCGGCCGCTGGGAGTGGGCCGCGGAGCAGGCGCGGCGGAGCAACCGCCGGGCGTACTGGGTCGGCTGGTCCATCACGCCGGTCCCCCTGCGCCACGACGGCGGCTACGTCGAAGGCGGCCTGAACGTCGACGAGCTCGACGACCGGCCGCTTCCCTCGATCGTGGGCGCGTCGGAGCGCGACGCCATCATCCTCCTCCGCATGGGCCCGGGCGGCCGCCTGCAGCAGGTGAGCACGCGCGTGGGACGGCTGGGGATGGCGCTGGGCGGCATCCCGGTGTACTGGCTCGGCCCCGCGCGCACCGGCGAGAGCCTGGACTGGCTGATGGCGCGCGAGCGCTCCGAGAGCTCGATGGAGGTGCGCGACGTCCTGCTCGCGACCATCGCGCTGCACCCCGATCCCAACCGCGTGGTGCCGCTCCTGCTGGACCGGCTGCAGGCTCGCGACGAGGAGCTGCGCGCCGCCGCCGCCCACGGGCTGGGGCGCCAGGCCCGCCCCGACGCGCTCCGGGCGGTGGTCGCCGCCAGCGAGAACGACCCGTCGGAGCGCGTGCGCGGCGAGGCGGTGGAGGCGGTCGGCGAGATGCGGCTGCCCGAGGCGCTCCCGGCGCTGCGGGGAATCCTGCGCGGCTCGCGCCACGTGGACGTGCGCCGCGAGGCCGCCGAGTCGCTGGGCGAGCAGGAGGGCGACGGCATCGCCGCCGAGCTGGAGCAGGTGGCGCGGACCGATCCCGCGTTGGAGGTGCGGCAGGAGGCCACCGAGGCGCTGGGCGAGCAGCCCGCCGAGCGCGCGCTCCCCGTGCTGGAGCGGCTCGCCCGCGCCCATCCCGACGTAGATGTCCGCCGCGAGGCCGTGGAGACGCTCGGCGAGCTGCCCAACCTCGCGGGGCTGCGGCCGCTGGAGGAGATCGCCGCCCGCGCAGGCGACCCCGAGGCGCAGCGCGAGGCGGTGGAGACCATCGCCGAGTACCCGCCCGAGGTCAGCCGCCCGCGTATCCGCCGCTTCGCCACGAGCGCCCGGAGCCCCGAGGTGCGCCGCCAGGCCGTCGAGGAGCTGGGGGGGATGAAGAGCCCCGAGGCGCTGGGCGACCTGGAGGAGATCGCCATACGCGACCGCGACCTCGACGTGCAGCGCGAGGCGGTCGAGTCGATGGGTGAGCAGCCGCCCGAGCGCGCCGTGCCCGTGCTGGTGCGGATGGCGTGGCGCCACCCGGTGCTGGAGGTGCGCCGCCAGGCCGCCGAGACGCTGGGCGAGAGCCGGAGCGAAGCCGCGCTGTCGGCGCTCGACGAGATCGTCGCGCGGCATCCGGACGTGGACGTGCAGCGCCAGGCGGTGGAGACGATGGGCGAGTTCCCGGCGCGCATGGCCCGCGCGCGCCTGGAGCGCATCCGCGCCACGCACCCCAGCCTCGACGTGCGCCGCGAAGCCGCCGAGACCCTCTCCGACCTCGCGTCGCAGTAG
- a CDS encoding helix-turn-helix transcriptional regulator, translated as MPTWSEGEPVEAEQIKALMEAMGLNQSQFAEMAELSQPYANRLVNANREVVKGPLRVLLRWLFAEYGIEGGRAPVPSIAVKKRR; from the coding sequence ATGCCAACCTGGAGTGAGGGTGAGCCGGTCGAGGCGGAGCAGATCAAGGCTCTGATGGAGGCGATGGGGTTGAACCAGAGCCAGTTCGCCGAGATGGCGGAGCTTTCCCAGCCTTACGCGAATCGCCTCGTAAACGCCAACCGCGAGGTGGTGAAAGGCCCCTTGCGCGTGCTGCTGCGGTGGCTTTTCGCTGAGTATGGGATCGAGGGGGGGCGTGCTCCCGTTCCGTCCATCGCTGTCAAGAAAAGGCGGTGA
- a CDS encoding BlaI/MecI/CopY family transcriptional regulator — translation MSYALTELQAAILKVLWAHDETTVIDVHDALRAERRIAQSTVATLLSRMEKKGLVVHRVEGRQYVYRALVDEGQVRRSVVAEFTDLAGRLFEGDVATMVSHLLTAQDVEGQDLARIREIVDRREAELKGGDR, via the coding sequence ATGAGCTACGCGCTCACCGAGCTACAGGCCGCGATCCTGAAAGTGCTCTGGGCACACGACGAGACCACCGTCATCGACGTGCACGACGCGCTGCGGGCCGAGCGCCGTATCGCGCAGTCCACGGTGGCCACGCTGCTCTCGCGCATGGAGAAGAAGGGACTCGTGGTCCACCGCGTCGAAGGTCGCCAATATGTCTACCGCGCGCTGGTGGACGAGGGGCAGGTGCGGCGCTCCGTGGTGGCCGAGTTCACCGACCTGGCCGGCCGCCTGTTCGAGGGCGACGTGGCCACGATGGTGAGCCACCTGCTGACCGCGCAGGACGTGGAGGGGCAGGACCTCGCCCGCATCCGCGAGATCGTGGACCGCCGCGAGGCCGAGCTGAAGGGAGGCGACCGATGA
- a CDS encoding ATP-binding protein — protein MPAVNRETALDFAEIAGQAHAKRALEVAAAGGHSITLVGPPGVGKTALARSLIHLLPPFSQAERDEVVAAGGDVAGLVRPVREIDNLASPTAVLGGKIEGKQHLGELSRAHGGVVILDELPRMRPEVRNALADVLISGCVPAEGVGNVIHVPHGTHNVRRPAAVTCLPAAVVMVVVMCPCPCGYFGHGQRRCTCTPSEAGRYLAGYPDDLLQRVELHVELPPLRYRDLAEKHRERSESVAGQVQAARDRQRDRWGDGLLRLNSRVPWGEAEPHCRPSATGVRLIKVATERLGYSELSRTQVLRVARTIADLSAEDTIGGVHVAEAIQSCVNPWLRLRKPDYSHER, from the coding sequence GTGCCTGCAGTAAACCGCGAGACGGCGCTGGACTTCGCGGAAATCGCCGGGCAGGCGCACGCCAAGCGCGCGCTTGAAGTCGCTGCCGCTGGTGGCCACAGCATCACGCTGGTCGGACCTCCTGGCGTTGGGAAGACTGCGCTGGCCCGTAGTCTCATCCACCTCCTTCCCCCCTTCTCGCAGGCCGAACGCGACGAGGTAGTCGCTGCTGGCGGCGACGTGGCCGGTCTCGTTCGGCCGGTGCGTGAGATCGACAACCTCGCTTCGCCGACGGCTGTGCTCGGAGGGAAAATCGAAGGAAAGCAGCACCTCGGTGAGTTGTCGCGAGCCCACGGTGGGGTTGTGATCCTTGATGAGCTGCCGAGGATGCGTCCGGAGGTGCGCAATGCGCTGGCGGATGTTCTGATCAGCGGGTGTGTGCCCGCGGAAGGTGTGGGGAACGTGATCCACGTTCCCCACGGCACTCACAACGTGCGGCGGCCAGCCGCCGTGACCTGTCTGCCAGCGGCTGTCGTGATGGTAGTCGTGATGTGCCCGTGTCCCTGTGGCTATTTCGGTCACGGCCAGCGGCGCTGCACGTGCACGCCAAGCGAGGCCGGCCGCTACTTGGCTGGCTATCCCGATGATCTGCTCCAGCGCGTCGAGCTCCACGTCGAGCTGCCCCCTCTCCGATATCGCGACCTCGCGGAGAAACACCGCGAGCGGAGCGAGTCCGTAGCCGGCCAGGTGCAGGCTGCGCGCGACCGGCAGCGTGATCGGTGGGGCGACGGGTTGCTCCGCCTCAATTCGCGGGTGCCGTGGGGAGAGGCTGAACCGCACTGTCGACCGAGCGCGACGGGTGTGCGTCTGATCAAAGTCGCGACTGAGCGGCTTGGATACAGCGAGCTTTCTCGAACCCAAGTTCTACGTGTGGCTCGCACGATTGCGGATCTTTCCGCTGAAGACACCATCGGTGGGGTTCACGTCGCCGAAGCAATCCAGTCATGCGTTAACCCTTGGCTTCGGCTCAGAAAGCCGGATTATTCCCATGAGCGCTGA
- a CDS encoding ArdC-like ssDNA-binding domain-containing protein: MPSTNRSATQQDRTDRPSLYATVTARIVSELREGAAPWVRPWSTDGLDSFPRNGLTGRQYQGNNIVLLWLAAYFCGFSSNQWYTYLQAQEAGGQVRRGEKGIHILKAGRMQVKEDEQQERAEAEGEKEPRTRKFLRTYVVFNRDQIDGLPAEVRAPGLSEAERNARVEAFLTATGSNIVQHATRAFYAPDLDLIGMPPFARFRSASHFYAVNFHEHGHWTGAAHRLDRLPSRAQKGTPEYAQEELTAELVSAFLCAFFGVDGDLRHPGYLAHYIAHLENDEGAFFRAATAARHAADYLLHLTGNAPVPTAEDAETEDEDGAGVRELAQAA, from the coding sequence ATGCCGAGCACGAATCGCAGCGCCACCCAGCAGGACCGCACCGACCGCCCGAGCCTTTACGCGACCGTCACGGCTCGCATCGTCTCCGAGCTGCGCGAGGGCGCCGCGCCCTGGGTGCGCCCGTGGAGCACGGACGGGCTCGACTCGTTCCCCCGCAACGGCCTGACCGGGCGCCAGTATCAGGGAAACAACATCGTGCTTCTCTGGCTCGCCGCGTACTTCTGTGGCTTCTCGTCGAACCAGTGGTACACCTATTTGCAGGCGCAGGAGGCTGGCGGCCAGGTGCGGCGCGGGGAGAAGGGTATCCACATCCTGAAAGCCGGCCGGATGCAGGTGAAGGAGGACGAGCAGCAGGAACGCGCCGAGGCCGAGGGCGAGAAGGAGCCGCGCACCCGGAAGTTCCTGCGGACCTACGTCGTTTTCAACCGTGACCAGATCGACGGGCTCCCGGCCGAGGTGCGGGCGCCGGGACTCTCCGAGGCCGAGCGCAACGCCCGCGTCGAGGCGTTCTTGACCGCGACCGGGTCCAACATCGTCCAGCACGCCACCCGTGCGTTTTACGCGCCGGATCTGGACCTCATCGGAATGCCGCCGTTCGCCCGCTTCCGCAGCGCGTCTCACTTCTACGCGGTGAACTTCCACGAGCACGGCCATTGGACGGGCGCCGCGCACCGGCTGGACCGTCTCCCCTCGCGCGCGCAGAAGGGCACACCGGAATACGCGCAGGAGGAATTGACCGCCGAGCTGGTGTCCGCGTTCTTGTGCGCCTTCTTCGGTGTGGACGGCGACCTGCGGCACCCCGGCTATCTCGCCCACTACATCGCGCACCTTGAGAACGACGAAGGCGCGTTCTTCCGCGCGGCCACCGCCGCACGTCACGCGGCGGACTATCTACTGCACCTGACCGGCAACGCCCCCGTGCCCACGGCCGAGGACGCCGAGACCGAGGACGAGGACGGGGCCGGGGTGCGCGAGCTGGCGCAGGCCGCGTAA